Proteins encoded together in one Gemmatimonadota bacterium DH-78 window:
- a CDS encoding choice-of-anchor B family protein, translating into MIRSLLRLRPAAALAGLPLALALAAPASAQEPNFGRALALDESTLVVGQPVNWYGPGMVYVYEAAGDGWGDPTAFAAPDSSRMDDFGRALALDGGTLAVAAPRKRDASGVVYLYRGGAGAGWTLEATIEPEGEGDHSEFGAALALDGDDLLVGSPAAEGTGVVRHYRRSGSTWALVATLQPEGGEEVGFGSALAQDGDRLLIGAPQASGRQGGVYGASRSGGSWSQPRAVELGGDLPQRAAAGSAVALSGDRGWVGVPGAGIVVELAERAPGEWGAASALQPHDAPARSSFGASLATDGGDLWVGAPGIDGGYGRVYRYESDDMGGWRAVVRVDPDDVGGRSWPLGFGYSVAALGDRAVVGMPSRDFGEGRVMALSRDGDDWSADRVIEGEIFRIGSALSSGDRCEDGRMTEFPCTNLELVAHMPISDLGGERGVWVNDVWGWTDPATDRNYALVARRDGASFVDVTDPASPRLVGNLPRTEGSRPSVWRDIKVIGTTAYIVSDGAGAHGMQVFDLTKLREVGAEPEVFEPHTTYDRIASAHNVVADTATGFLYIVGANSGGETCGGGLHIVDANEPLSPEFAGCYHDTGSPGSRGYTHDAQCLIYEGPDQDYVGRELCIGSNESEINIADVTDKSNPTTISRMGYPDVAYAHQGWFDEEQRYFYMNDETDELAGNVEGTRTIVWDLSDLDDPVVANMYIGPVMASDHNLYVVGDYMYQSNYGSGLRVLDIGDRENPVEIAYFDSAPYNDDGPGHSSGQSGAWSNFPFFGDGLVIFTSVREGLFIMRVRPPIS; encoded by the coding sequence ATGATCCGCTCGCTGCTTCGCCTCCGACCCGCCGCGGCTCTGGCCGGGCTGCCCCTCGCGCTCGCCCTCGCGGCGCCCGCCTCCGCGCAGGAGCCCAACTTCGGTCGCGCGCTCGCCCTCGACGAATCCACCCTGGTCGTAGGCCAGCCGGTCAACTGGTACGGTCCGGGCATGGTGTACGTGTACGAGGCCGCGGGCGACGGATGGGGCGACCCCACCGCCTTCGCCGCGCCGGATTCGTCGCGCATGGACGACTTCGGCCGCGCGCTCGCCCTCGACGGTGGCACCCTCGCCGTGGCGGCCCCGCGCAAGCGCGACGCCTCCGGCGTCGTCTACCTCTACCGCGGCGGCGCGGGCGCCGGCTGGACCCTCGAGGCCACCATCGAGCCCGAAGGGGAGGGCGATCACAGCGAGTTCGGCGCCGCCCTGGCGCTCGACGGAGACGACCTGCTCGTCGGCTCTCCGGCGGCCGAGGGCACGGGAGTGGTCCGGCACTACCGGCGGTCGGGCTCGACCTGGGCGCTCGTGGCCACGCTGCAGCCCGAGGGCGGGGAGGAGGTCGGCTTCGGCTCCGCTCTGGCGCAGGACGGGGATCGACTGCTGATCGGGGCCCCGCAGGCGAGTGGTCGGCAGGGCGGCGTGTACGGTGCGAGCCGCTCGGGCGGCAGCTGGTCGCAGCCCCGTGCGGTCGAACTCGGCGGTGATCTGCCCCAGCGGGCCGCCGCCGGCTCGGCGGTCGCCCTCTCCGGAGATCGCGGATGGGTGGGCGTGCCCGGGGCGGGAATCGTGGTCGAGCTCGCCGAGCGGGCGCCCGGCGAGTGGGGGGCGGCCTCCGCGCTGCAGCCCCACGACGCTCCGGCCCGCTCCTCGTTCGGCGCCTCGCTGGCGACCGACGGGGGTGACCTGTGGGTGGGCGCTCCCGGAATCGACGGCGGCTACGGGCGCGTCTATCGCTACGAGAGTGACGACATGGGCGGGTGGCGTGCCGTGGTACGGGTCGATCCCGACGATGTCGGCGGTCGGTCGTGGCCGCTCGGCTTCGGCTACTCCGTGGCGGCGCTGGGCGATCGCGCGGTGGTCGGCATGCCGAGCCGCGACTTCGGCGAAGGCCGGGTGATGGCGCTCTCACGCGACGGCGACGACTGGTCGGCCGACCGGGTGATCGAGGGCGAGATCTTCCGGATCGGCTCGGCACTGTCGAGCGGCGATCGTTGCGAGGACGGCCGCATGACGGAGTTCCCTTGCACCAATCTGGAACTCGTGGCGCACATGCCCATCTCCGATCTGGGCGGGGAGCGGGGCGTGTGGGTCAACGACGTGTGGGGCTGGACCGATCCGGCCACCGACCGCAACTACGCGCTCGTGGCCCGTCGCGACGGGGCGTCGTTCGTGGACGTGACCGACCCGGCTTCGCCGCGCCTCGTGGGCAACCTTCCGCGCACCGAGGGATCCCGCCCCTCCGTCTGGCGCGACATCAAGGTGATCGGGACGACGGCCTACATCGTCTCCGACGGGGCCGGTGCGCACGGCATGCAGGTGTTCGATCTCACGAAGCTTCGCGAGGTGGGCGCCGAGCCCGAGGTGTTCGAGCCGCACACCACCTACGACCGCATCGCGAGCGCGCACAACGTCGTGGCCGACACCGCCACCGGCTTCCTCTACATCGTGGGCGCCAACAGCGGGGGCGAGACCTGCGGTGGGGGACTCCACATCGTCGATGCCAACGAGCCGCTCTCTCCCGAGTTCGCCGGCTGCTATCACGACACCGGGAGCCCGGGCAGCCGCGGATACACGCACGATGCCCAGTGCCTGATCTACGAGGGTCCCGACCAGGACTACGTGGGCCGCGAGCTGTGCATCGGCTCCAACGAGTCGGAGATCAACATCGCCGACGTGACGGACAAGTCGAACCCGACCACGATCTCGCGGATGGGCTATCCGGACGTGGCCTACGCCCACCAGGGGTGGTTCGACGAGGAGCAGCGCTACTTCTACATGAACGACGAGACCGACGAGCTCGCCGGCAATGTGGAGGGCACGCGCACCATCGTCTGGGATCTCAGCGACCTCGACGATCCGGTGGTGGCCAACATGTACATCGGGCCCGTGATGGCCTCCGATCACAACCTGTACGTGGTGGGCGACTACATGTACCAGTCGAACTACGGCAGCGGGCTGCGGGTGCTCGACATCGGCGATCGCGAGAACCCGGTGGAGATCGCCTACTTCGACTCCGCGCCGTACAACGACGACGGTCCGGGGCACAGCTCGGGGCAGAGCGGCGCGTGGAGCAACTTTCCCTTCTTCGGCGACGGCCTGGTGATCTTCACCTCCGTGCGCGAGGGGCTGTTCATCATGCGGGTGCGGCCCCCGATCAGCTGA
- a CDS encoding acyl-CoA mutase large subunit family protein produces the protein MSDVVPSAQTKLLDAFTPPTDDDWRQAAERLLKGGSVDDRLRTPTPEGITLRPIYGAGDRPEGIGGALPGAAPYLRGSGAAGYRSGSWSVDQRVTAASADAFNRAVRDDLARGATSVQVPLVEAEGADGWAGVGPAVWRADRLDELDAALAGVELSEVPVVLHIPGSGLAPLAALLALADRRGVHPGALRGGVEADPLAGLAVRGRLPCGVERLFDDMAEATRHAADRAPALSTIGLSGMPFADGGAHAVQELALVLAGAAEVLGALADRGVSTDVAAPRVSVTVSVGSQLVMEIAKLRALRLLWARVAQAFGGGSEAQRVRVRARSAGWNRSMADPVVNALRATTEGFAAVIGQAEAIELTPFDAVAAPPGERAHRLARNTQLILRDEARLTSVIDPAGGSAAIESLTDDLARRAWRLFQQVEEQGGLIAALVAGGPQAAIAETVSKRREALARARDVLVGVNRYADPSETMLAPADASGAPPAGNRASANTAPSATAELSDESTRFADTERSLVEAAVAALGAGASLSHLAAARHLGASPAAEPIRPLRGAEPFERVRRRAEAHRAATGSLPTAVLVGVGPAREVRPRVDFCHGVLGVGGFEPRDAGIVADADGLRAILADGDERVVVLCLPAGAEPSARAAQVAAARAARPGARVLLAGEPPPGAEGEADAHLHRGMDLVATLDGLLDALGVEEVSA, from the coding sequence ATGTCCGACGTCGTTCCGTCCGCCCAAACGAAGCTCCTCGATGCCTTCACCCCCCCGACCGACGACGACTGGAGGCAGGCGGCCGAGCGCCTGCTGAAGGGCGGCTCGGTGGATGACAGGCTCCGCACGCCCACGCCCGAGGGCATCACTCTGCGGCCGATCTACGGGGCGGGTGATCGCCCCGAGGGGATCGGGGGCGCCCTTCCGGGCGCTGCGCCGTACCTCCGGGGCAGCGGGGCGGCGGGCTACCGGAGCGGCAGTTGGAGCGTGGATCAGCGGGTGACCGCCGCCTCGGCCGACGCCTTCAACCGGGCGGTGCGCGACGACCTCGCGCGGGGCGCCACCTCGGTGCAGGTGCCGCTGGTGGAGGCGGAGGGCGCCGACGGGTGGGCCGGTGTCGGTCCGGCGGTGTGGCGGGCGGATCGCCTGGACGAACTCGATGCGGCGCTGGCCGGTGTGGAGTTGTCGGAGGTGCCGGTCGTGCTGCACATCCCGGGGAGCGGGCTGGCGCCGCTCGCCGCCCTTCTCGCCCTCGCCGATCGTCGCGGGGTGCACCCCGGCGCGCTGCGGGGCGGGGTGGAAGCCGACCCGCTCGCAGGGCTGGCGGTGCGCGGTCGGCTCCCCTGCGGAGTCGAGCGCCTCTTCGACGACATGGCGGAAGCCACGCGGCACGCCGCGGATCGTGCCCCCGCACTGTCGACGATCGGGCTCTCCGGGATGCCCTTCGCCGACGGGGGCGCACACGCCGTGCAGGAGCTCGCCCTCGTGCTCGCGGGCGCCGCCGAGGTGCTCGGCGCACTCGCCGATCGCGGGGTGTCGACCGATGTCGCGGCGCCGCGAGTGTCGGTCACGGTCTCGGTCGGATCGCAGCTGGTGATGGAGATCGCCAAGCTGCGGGCGCTGCGCCTGCTCTGGGCCCGGGTCGCCCAGGCCTTCGGCGGCGGATCCGAGGCGCAGCGCGTGCGGGTGCGGGCGCGGAGCGCCGGGTGGAACCGCTCGATGGCGGATCCGGTGGTGAACGCCCTGCGCGCGACCACGGAGGGATTCGCGGCGGTGATCGGTCAGGCGGAGGCCATCGAGCTCACGCCCTTCGACGCCGTGGCCGCCCCCCCCGGAGAGCGCGCGCACCGGCTGGCGCGCAACACGCAGCTGATCCTGCGCGACGAGGCCCGCCTCACCTCGGTGATCGACCCCGCGGGCGGGAGCGCCGCCATCGAGTCGCTCACCGACGACCTGGCCCGCCGGGCCTGGCGGCTCTTCCAGCAGGTGGAGGAGCAGGGCGGGCTGATCGCGGCGCTGGTGGCGGGGGGGCCGCAGGCCGCGATCGCCGAGACCGTGTCGAAGCGGCGCGAGGCGCTGGCCCGCGCCCGAGATGTGCTGGTGGGGGTGAACCGCTACGCGGATCCCTCCGAGACGATGCTCGCCCCGGCCGATGCGTCGGGTGCCCCTCCCGCGGGGAACCGTGCGTCGGCAAACACCGCTCCTTCGGCCACCGCCGAGCTCTCCGACGAGTCGACGCGGTTCGCCGATACCGAGCGCTCGCTGGTGGAGGCGGCGGTCGCCGCGCTGGGCGCGGGGGCCTCGCTGAGCCACCTGGCCGCCGCGCGGCATCTCGGCGCGAGCCCGGCGGCCGAGCCGATCCGACCGCTGCGGGGCGCCGAGCCCTTCGAGCGGGTGCGGCGACGCGCGGAGGCGCACCGCGCCGCCACCGGTTCGCTGCCGACGGCCGTTCTGGTGGGCGTCGGACCGGCCCGGGAAGTGCGTCCCCGGGTGGACTTCTGCCACGGGGTGCTCGGCGTCGGCGGCTTCGAGCCCCGCGACGCCGGGATCGTGGCCGACGCCGACGGGTTGCGCGCCATCCTGGCCGATGGCGACGAGCGCGTGGTGGTGCTCTGCCTGCCGGCCGGGGCCGAGCCCTCGGCGCGTGCCGCCCAGGTGGCCGCGGCGCGCGCCGCGCGCCCCGGCGCTCGGGTGCTGCTCGCGGGTGAGCCGCCCCCCGGAGCGGAGGGGGAGGCCGATGCCCACCTGCACCGCGGCATGGACCTCGTGGCCACCCTCGACGGGCTGCTCGATGCGCTCGGGGTCGAGGAGGTGTCGGCAT